In one Thermodesulfobium acidiphilum genomic region, the following are encoded:
- a CDS encoding thioredoxin domain-containing protein — MQISNKPNSLINESSPYLLQHSYNLVNWYPWCNEALKKAEKENKPIFLSIGYSSCHWCHVMEKESFNNEEVANILNENFISIKVDREEHPEIDKFYQNVHIVFNNRSGGWPLSIFMTYDLKPFFAATYIPLEKKSVRYTFPEILRAISNQYNSDKSKLTKLGDEILKYVNLLYKIENKVKIDVNVIDFFLKQTEENYDIVYGGFSSAPKFPQTSLLDTLIYIYDKTKLNKPLKMVENTLKNMSMGGFYDLVDGGFCRYSTDNIWFVPHFEKMGYDNALLSQIYLDTYQITKNELYLEIALKTIEFMIKKMQKNGLFYSSSDADTDGIEGKYYTYEYDEILKIFKNYNIDPKALSVTKEGNFKGRNILRLSSDSDRRELVPLLNELKNLRKERKYPFIDEKIITSINSMMIKSLFKAAKINEKYYILAKDCLKSLLSFLYMDGILYHCGVYNKEIKIRSFLEDYAYLVDALIEAYQFTQEEEYLKLAIKFTRDANNFFDDFWYFSMGEFKTIADVFDESYPSSASLMIMNNIKLNNYVSGEFSDVIERSIKNYSGKISKYPQYTALAVKCILEWNLQNKNILKGREL; from the coding sequence ATGCAAATTTCTAATAAACCGAACTCATTGATTAACGAGAGTTCACCGTATTTGCTTCAACATTCTTATAATCTGGTTAATTGGTATCCCTGGTGCAATGAGGCTTTAAAAAAAGCAGAAAAAGAAAATAAACCTATTTTTCTTAGTATCGGTTATAGCAGTTGTCACTGGTGTCATGTAATGGAAAAAGAATCTTTCAATAACGAGGAAGTTGCTAATATTTTAAATGAGAATTTTATTTCAATTAAGGTAGATAGAGAAGAACACCCAGAAATTGACAAATTCTACCAGAATGTTCATATAGTGTTTAACAATCGCAGTGGAGGATGGCCCCTTAGTATCTTTATGACCTATGATTTAAAGCCATTTTTTGCTGCAACCTATATTCCTTTAGAAAAAAAGTCTGTTAGATATACTTTTCCTGAAATTTTACGCGCAATTTCAAATCAATACAATAGCGATAAATCAAAGTTAACTAAATTGGGCGATGAAATTTTAAAATATGTTAATTTGTTATATAAAATTGAAAATAAGGTTAAAATAGATGTTAATGTAATTGATTTCTTCTTAAAACAAACCGAAGAAAATTATGACATTGTATATGGCGGATTTTCAAGTGCACCAAAATTTCCTCAAACTTCTCTTTTAGATACTCTAATTTATATTTATGATAAAACAAAACTAAATAAACCTTTAAAAATGGTTGAAAATACATTAAAAAATATGTCAATGGGCGGATTTTACGATCTTGTAGACGGTGGATTTTGCAGGTATAGTACAGACAATATCTGGTTCGTACCGCACTTTGAAAAGATGGGTTATGATAACGCTCTTTTGTCACAGATTTATCTGGATACATATCAGATCACAAAAAACGAGTTATATCTGGAAATTGCTTTAAAGACCATAGAATTTATGATTAAAAAGATGCAAAAAAATGGACTTTTTTATTCTTCAAGCGATGCGGATACTGATGGAATAGAGGGTAAATACTATACATACGAATACGATGAAATTTTAAAAATTTTTAAAAATTACAACATTGACCCAAAAGCATTATCTGTTACAAAGGAGGGTAATTTTAAAGGAAGAAATATATTAAGGCTCTCAAGTGATTCTGATAGAAGAGAATTAGTACCTTTGCTTAATGAACTAAAAAATCTCAGAAAGGAGAGAAAATATCCTTTTATAGACGAGAAAATAATTACATCAATAAATTCTATGATGATAAAGAGTTTATTTAAAGCAGCAAAAATTAATGAAAAATATTATATTTTAGCTAAAGATTGCTTAAAATCTTTGCTAAGTTTTCTATATATGGATGGCATTCTATATCATTGTGGAGTCTATAATAAAGAAATAAAAATAAGGTCATTTTTAGAGGACTACGCTTATCTTGTAGATGCTCTTATAGAAGCATATCAGTTTACTCAAGAAGAAGAATACCTAAAATTGGCAATTAAATTTACAAGAGATGCGAATAACTTTTTTGATGACTTCTGGTATTTTAGCATGGGTGAATTTAAAACTATTGCAGATGTATTTGATGAATCGTACCCATCAAGCGCATCTTTGATGATTATGAACAATATTAAGTTAAATAATTACGTCTCGGGAGAATTTTCTGATGTTATAGAAAGGAGCATAAAGAATTATTCTGGAAAAATATCAAAATATCCTCAATATACAGCTCTTGCAGTAAAGTGCATTCTTGAGTG
- a CDS encoding helix-turn-helix domain-containing protein codes for MDDLNFIIANNLKKIREKRKLSLDKLSEITGVSKSLLSQIERAESNPTVTTLKKITTGLKISFTALLESPKPNVDVVRFNNITPIIEDGGKYRVYPIFPFDENRRFEIYIVELDKDSSIRAIAHPDRTQEFITVFEGELKVSLGEEELIISKGDSIRFFADKPHIYSNIYYSITRLSMILYYPI; via the coding sequence TTGGACGATTTAAATTTTATAATAGCTAATAATTTAAAAAAAATAAGAGAGAAAAGAAAACTTAGTCTTGATAAACTTTCAGAGATTACAGGAGTTAGCAAATCACTGCTTAGCCAAATCGAGAGAGCAGAGTCAAATCCAACAGTAACAACTTTAAAAAAAATAACTACAGGACTGAAAATTTCTTTTACTGCACTCCTGGAGAGCCCAAAACCAAATGTTGATGTAGTAAGATTTAATAATATAACTCCCATAATAGAAGATGGTGGAAAATACAGAGTATATCCCATTTTCCCTTTTGATGAAAATAGACGTTTTGAAATTTATATAGTAGAACTTGATAAAGACAGTAGTATAAGAGCTATAGCGCATCCGGATAGAACACAAGAATTCATTACAGTTTTTGAAGGAGAATTAAAGGTTTCTTTAGGAGAAGAAGAATTAATTATTAGCAAAGGAGATTCAATAAGATTTTTTGCTGACAAGCCACACATATACTCTAATATTTATTATTCAATTACGAGATTAAGCATGATTCTTTATTATCCTATTTAA
- a CDS encoding AzlC family ABC transporter permease, with protein MKISKDILNTTFFHAILITMPIMFGYVSGGIAFGLLLTSKDIPWIFAPIMSLFIYAGSMQFIAIQFFLSNTNLITIAIITLLINCRHMLYGLSLLEKFNLTGKFKPYMIFTLTDETYALLTTLKETNEANKSKFYIYISSLNHFYWVFGTLIGAILGNIIKFNTKGLDFTLTALFLVILIEQIRSYKTRLPLWIGAICAIGSIAVVGKENMLLPSIIMSTLFLMIFKKGIIQNEHN; from the coding sequence ATGAAAATTAGTAAAGATATTTTAAATACTACTTTCTTTCATGCTATTTTGATAACTATGCCTATAATGTTTGGTTATGTTTCAGGAGGAATAGCATTTGGATTGTTATTGACCAGCAAAGATATTCCATGGATATTTGCACCTATCATGAGTCTTTTTATTTATGCTGGATCAATGCAATTTATAGCTATTCAGTTTTTTTTATCAAATACAAATCTTATTACAATTGCAATTATTACGTTGTTAATAAATTGCAGACACATGTTATATGGTCTTTCACTATTAGAAAAATTTAACCTTACTGGAAAATTTAAACCTTATATGATATTCACTCTTACTGATGAAACTTATGCTTTATTAACAACTTTAAAAGAAACTAATGAAGCAAATAAATCTAAATTTTACATTTATATAAGTTCATTAAACCATTTTTATTGGGTATTTGGAACACTTATAGGCGCTATATTAGGAAATATAATAAAATTTAATACAAAAGGTTTAGATTTTACTTTAACAGCGCTTTTTTTAGTAATTCTTATCGAACAGATTAGATCTTATAAAACTCGTTTACCTTTATGGATTGGTGCTATCTGTGCCATTGGATCAATTGCGGTTGTAGGTAAAGAAAATATGCTTTTACCATCAATTATAATGTCCACTTTGTTTTTGATGATTTTTAAAAAAGGGATAATACAAAATGAACATAATTAA
- a CDS encoding branched-chain amino acid transporter permease, with protein MNIINIIISIVAMTLITFFARAFPFIFLRTKNQSEMLVFIGKYAPFSVITILVIYCIKDVSLSKPPFGLNELIAILFVVILHLKFRNFFVSIFVSTFVYMVLVQLNLLNFLRF; from the coding sequence ATGAACATAATTAATATAATAATATCTATAGTAGCAATGACTTTAATTACATTTTTTGCAAGAGCATTTCCTTTTATTTTTTTAAGAACAAAAAACCAATCTGAAATGCTCGTTTTTATTGGAAAATATGCACCTTTTAGTGTTATAACCATTTTAGTAATCTATTGCATAAAAGATGTTTCGTTGTCAAAACCGCCATTTGGATTAAACGAATTAATTGCTATTTTATTCGTAGTTATTCTTCACCTAAAGTTTAGGAATTTCTTTGTGAGCATATTTGTAAGTACATTCGTATATATGGTTTTGGTCCAGTTAAATTTATTGAACTTTTTACGCTTTTAG
- a CDS encoding arsenate reductase ArsC, protein MKKRVLFLCTHNSARSQMAQGLMNALLSENYEAFSAGTFATSINPFAIEVMKEIGIDISNQYSKNFDMYLNDEFDYVVTVCDNAKEGCPYFPGGKEQFHKKFEDPASFSGTKEEKLDKFREVRDKIKDWIVDFFRT, encoded by the coding sequence ATGAAGAAAAGAGTTTTATTTTTGTGCACTCACAATAGCGCTCGTTCTCAAATGGCACAAGGTTTGATGAACGCTTTGCTGTCAGAAAACTATGAAGCATTTAGCGCTGGCACTTTTGCCACATCTATTAATCCATTTGCCATAGAGGTTATGAAAGAAATTGGGATCGATATCTCTAATCAATATTCCAAAAATTTTGATATGTATCTGAACGATGAATTTGATTATGTAGTAACCGTCTGCGATAACGCAAAAGAGGGCTGCCCATACTTTCCGGGAGGAAAGGAGCAATTTCACAAAAAATTCGAAGATCCTGCATCGTTTTCTGGAACCAAAGAAGAAAAATTAGATAAGTTTAGAGAAGTTAGAGATAAGATTAAAGACTGGATTGTAGATTTTTTTCGAACCTAA
- a CDS encoding MFS transporter, producing the protein MLQLFCMVEKNLDELKLSKHHLKAMFVSGMGFFTDAYDLFIIGVALSLIAPVWGLTRSEIALLGSSSLLAALFGSIFFGRFADNFGRKKIYGLEALIMTIGALMSAFSPNFLFLLFSRFILGLGIGGDYPVSAVIMSEYSNRADRGKLVGLVFSMQALGLIIGPLVALSLLLLHIPLDFVWRLMLGLGSIPSIMVIYLRRKLPESPRYLSEIVCDKKAALTAFVNFIGNGDKTYESPHLNSRIRYKLKDFFSNKQHVLTLFGTAGSWFLLDWAYYGNTISTPIVMNAICDSSSLELKMIYSLLIFVVFALPGYILSIIFMDIIGRKYIQLIGFSIMSLSFLLLGLIPDIVNNVTGFLILYGLSYLFTEFGPNTTTFVLPSELFPTEYRATGHGLSAGIGKLGAFFGVLLFPITESFFGLNITFVIVSIICLMGIITTSVLTEPKGKSLEDCSYSKIIGK; encoded by the coding sequence TTGTTACAATTATTTTGTATGGTTGAGAAAAATTTAGACGAATTAAAACTAAGTAAGCACCACCTAAAAGCAATGTTTGTTTCAGGAATGGGTTTTTTTACTGATGCATATGACCTCTTCATTATTGGTGTAGCTTTATCTTTAATAGCTCCGGTTTGGGGACTTACACGTTCAGAAATTGCACTCCTCGGTAGTAGTTCTCTTTTGGCTGCCTTGTTTGGTTCAATTTTTTTTGGTAGATTTGCAGATAATTTTGGCAGAAAAAAAATTTATGGTCTTGAAGCTCTCATAATGACAATTGGTGCACTAATGTCAGCATTTTCGCCGAACTTTTTGTTTCTACTTTTTTCAAGGTTTATTTTAGGTTTGGGTATCGGTGGAGATTATCCAGTCAGTGCTGTTATAATGAGTGAATATTCAAATAGAGCTGATCGGGGTAAATTAGTTGGTTTAGTTTTTTCTATGCAAGCTCTTGGTCTTATAATTGGTCCTCTTGTTGCTTTAAGTTTATTGTTACTTCACATCCCACTTGACTTTGTATGGCGTTTAATGCTTGGGTTAGGATCTATTCCTTCTATTATGGTTATTTATCTAAGAAGAAAATTGCCTGAATCTCCTCGTTATCTTTCAGAAATAGTATGTGATAAAAAAGCAGCCTTAACTGCTTTTGTAAATTTTATTGGTAATGGTGATAAGACATATGAATCACCACATTTGAATTCGAGAATTAGATATAAATTAAAAGATTTTTTTTCAAACAAGCAACATGTTTTAACTTTATTTGGAACAGCTGGTAGTTGGTTTTTGCTTGATTGGGCTTATTATGGCAACACGATTTCTACACCAATTGTAATGAACGCTATATGTGATAGTTCTTCTTTAGAGTTAAAGATGATTTATTCGCTTTTAATATTTGTTGTTTTTGCTCTACCAGGATATATTTTATCAATAATATTTATGGATATAATTGGAAGGAAATATATTCAACTTATAGGTTTTAGCATTATGTCACTTTCATTTTTATTATTGGGATTAATACCTGACATAGTAAATAATGTAACAGGATTTCTTATACTCTATGGACTTAGCTATCTTTTTACTGAATTTGGTCCCAATACTACTACTTTTGTGCTTCCTTCAGAACTCTTTCCAACCGAATATAGAGCCACAGGTCATGGTTTATCTGCAGGAATAGGGAAACTTGGAGCTTTTTTTGGAGTACTACTTTTTCCTATTACCGAATCGTTTTTTGGCTTAAATATAACCTTTGTTATTGTTTCAATTATTTGTTTAATGGGAATTATAACTACATCAGTTCTTACAGAGCCTAAAGGCAAGAGTCTTGAAGACTGCTCATACTCTAAGATAATAGGCAAATAA
- a CDS encoding radical SAM/SPASM domain-containing protein has translation MENKIWDWIQVEVTSFCNASCNYCPHTVYKENWINRHFEMETFKKLIPHLNKTKLVYLQGWGEPFLNPKLFDMIEIAKKSGCRVGTTSNANLIDKGLSEKIVDSELDNISFSLAGVDKNNDLYRKGTSIERVLSAINEINKVKKKLKSNLPVINIAYLLFPSELENIYKLTDLLKGRGINQVVISTLDFIPTSKFKNESLKFNNLNESHEFQKKIKNLIERGRDYGLEIYCNIPILTETLRTCSENPEKSLFIGSDGSASPCVFTNLPLISDSIDNKNYKKLIFGKIETDDLTEIWNSKKYKDFRSSFKEGLYNMPCKCCLKRHIFSIETTFDLNFVSLPIS, from the coding sequence ATGGAAAATAAAATTTGGGATTGGATACAAGTTGAGGTTACTTCCTTTTGTAATGCAAGTTGTAACTATTGTCCCCACACTGTTTATAAAGAAAATTGGATTAATAGACATTTTGAAATGGAAACCTTTAAAAAATTAATACCACATTTAAATAAAACAAAACTTGTTTATCTTCAAGGGTGGGGAGAACCATTTTTAAACCCAAAATTATTTGATATGATTGAAATTGCTAAGAAATCTGGTTGTAGAGTAGGTACCACTTCAAATGCAAATCTTATTGACAAAGGGTTATCTGAAAAAATAGTCGATTCAGAATTGGACAATATCTCTTTTTCACTGGCTGGAGTTGACAAAAATAATGATCTATATAGAAAAGGAACTTCGATAGAAAGAGTTTTAAGCGCAATAAATGAAATAAACAAAGTAAAAAAGAAGTTGAAAAGTAATCTGCCAGTGATAAATATCGCATATTTATTATTTCCATCTGAATTAGAAAATATTTATAAATTAACAGATTTATTGAAGGGTAGAGGAATAAATCAGGTAGTTATCTCAACGCTTGACTTTATACCTACATCAAAATTTAAAAATGAATCATTGAAATTTAATAACCTAAATGAATCACATGAATTCCAAAAAAAAATTAAAAATTTAATTGAACGTGGAAGGGATTATGGCTTAGAAATTTATTGTAACATACCAATACTGACAGAGACATTAAGAACTTGTAGTGAAAATCCCGAAAAAAGCCTCTTTATTGGCAGCGATGGTTCAGCATCTCCCTGCGTTTTTACAAATTTACCATTGATTTCTGATTCAATAGACAACAAAAATTATAAGAAGTTAATATTTGGTAAAATTGAAACAGATGATTTAACTGAAATTTGGAATTCAAAAAAATATAAAGATTTTCGTTCTTCGTTTAAAGAAGGTTTATATAATATGCCATGTAAATGTTGTTTAAAGAGACATATTTTTTCAATAGAAACAACTTTTGATTTAAATTTTGTATCTTTACCTATCAGCTAA
- a CDS encoding type 1 glutamine amidotransferase, whose protein sequence is MKILAIRHVEEEGLGYLYNVFSERGFGIGTNIISIYDVFKNNISKIDLNEYNFLVILGGYMGVYDHDKYSFLKDEFKIVESALNKDLPVIGICLGSQILAHVLGARVYKGKEGKEIGWHKIYKQYDHKFIHNFPNEFKAFCWHGDTFDLPKDSLHIFSSDKYRNQGFIYKNSIGLQFHIEVDQNMILKWANLYSDEINNEKINKNSLITDVENIKKIHSYLVSLIDNML, encoded by the coding sequence ATGAAAATTCTTGCTATTAGACATGTGGAGGAAGAAGGACTTGGTTATTTATATAACGTTTTCTCAGAAAGAGGTTTTGGGATAGGAACTAATATTATAAGCATTTATGATGTCTTTAAAAATAATATTAGTAAAATCGATTTGAATGAGTATAACTTTTTAGTTATTTTGGGTGGATATATGGGAGTTTACGATCATGACAAATATTCATTTTTAAAGGATGAGTTTAAAATTGTAGAAAGCGCTCTAAATAAAGATTTACCAGTTATAGGTATTTGTCTAGGTTCACAAATACTCGCACATGTTCTCGGAGCAAGAGTTTATAAAGGAAAAGAAGGCAAAGAAATTGGCTGGCATAAAATATACAAACAATACGATCATAAATTTATCCACAATTTTCCTAATGAATTTAAAGCTTTTTGCTGGCATGGAGACACTTTTGATCTGCCAAAGGATTCGCTTCACATATTTTCATCTGATAAATACCGAAATCAGGGGTTTATCTATAAAAATTCTATAGGCTTACAATTTCACATAGAAGTAGACCAGAATATGATATTGAAATGGGCAAATTTATATTCTGACGAAATTAATAATGAAAAGATAAATAAGAATTCCTTAATAACAGATGTTGAAAATATCAAAAAAATCCATAGTTATCTTGTCTCGCTAATTGATAATATGTTATGA
- a CDS encoding SIMPL domain-containing protein gives MNKIYNIFFVSIFIFCFLIVANNPSFGSENIYNLKINNDKTISVVGSGLIKERPNIALIDFDITLKNPDPSNAMDTLSQKANSLLQKIYEQGVNKNDIKTSNVSLQPIYVFDRNSNKEILDGYSATESFTLKTSVENSGKMISLLTNNGVNQINNIRFERLDINQLRLQAIEIAMSDARNQANAVLDKTKYRISGIKSVTVSPIFMQNPILKENLYNKSLTGTNQPLPIEGGEIEVRANVQVVFIFE, from the coding sequence ATGAATAAAATTTACAATATATTTTTTGTTTCTATATTTATATTTTGTTTTCTGATAGTGGCAAACAACCCATCTTTTGGATCGGAAAATATTTACAATCTAAAAATTAACAACGATAAAACTATATCGGTGGTAGGTTCAGGTTTAATAAAAGAAAGGCCAAACATTGCTTTGATAGACTTTGATATTACTTTAAAAAACCCAGATCCGTCTAATGCTATGGATACTCTATCACAGAAGGCTAACAGCCTTTTACAAAAAATTTATGAACAGGGAGTTAACAAGAACGATATAAAGACATCAAACGTTTCTCTCCAACCAATATACGTTTTTGATAGAAATTCTAACAAAGAAATTTTAGATGGCTATAGCGCAACTGAATCCTTTACTCTAAAAACATCAGTTGAAAATTCTGGCAAAATGATATCTTTACTTACCAATAATGGAGTAAATCAAATTAATAACATTAGATTCGAACGATTAGACATCAATCAGCTTAGACTTCAGGCAATAGAAATTGCAATGAGTGATGCAAGGAATCAAGCCAATGCAGTATTGGACAAAACTAAATATAGGATATCTGGGATAAAGAGCGTAACAGTATCTCCAATTTTTATGCAAAATCCTATCTTGAAAGAAAATCTTTACAATAAATCCTTAACAGGGACAAATCAGCCACTACCTATAGAAGGTGGTGAAATAGAAGTAAGAGCAAACGTACAAGTTGTTTTCATATTTGAATAG
- a CDS encoding BCAM0308 family protein: MNGRKDKLIKDYLHDPYFVKEKYSEPSVCERCGVVFNDGIFSWVKPIPKEFPKMICPACRRIEDNYEGGVVLLTGKFLNNHKEEIINTVKNVEAYKIERRPLERIISIVENENGIEIKTTYEHLARRIGEAINNAFKGELKITYPEGEKYVRVKWFRDE; this comes from the coding sequence TTGAACGGAAGAAAAGATAAACTTATAAAGGATTATCTTCACGATCCATATTTCGTCAAGGAAAAATATTCTGAACCTTCAGTTTGCGAAAGATGCGGAGTAGTTTTTAATGATGGTATTTTTAGTTGGGTAAAACCTATACCAAAAGAGTTCCCAAAGATGATTTGTCCGGCATGTAGAAGAATAGAAGATAATTATGAAGGTGGTGTAGTATTACTTACTGGAAAATTTTTAAATAATCATAAAGAAGAAATTATTAACACAGTTAAAAATGTTGAAGCTTATAAAATTGAAAGAAGGCCACTTGAGAGGATTATATCTATTGTTGAAAATGAAAATGGTATAGAAATAAAAACAACATATGAACATCTTGCTAGAAGAATTGGAGAAGCAATAAACAATGCTTTTAAAGGTGAGCTTAAAATAACTTATCCTGAGGGTGAAAAGTATGTTAGAGTAAAGTGGTTTAGAGATGAATAA
- a CDS encoding sodium:solute symporter family protein — protein sequence MSNEFLALGIIFIFIFVTTIVGMLPGMKEKLNLEGWAIGGREFGRWLSWFILAGEIYTAFAFLGASGWAYARGGPTFYILGYGALAYVVGYYLLPKISPIGRKFSLMTQPDLVQHIYDSKLLGILVAIIGVLFLLPYLQLQLTGLGIIIQTCSYGLITKVPAMLIAFTLVAIFVYLSGLKGVASTAVIKDVVMIVAVVFFGLYLPFHFFGSVGNMFEALEAAKPGFLALPGGTKVLDVSWVMSTLVLTSLGFYMWPHFSANSFSAKSPEVLRHNAVFLPLYQICLLFPMLIGFTALLIIPGLSNPDMSFMLMVQKVFPGWALGLVGGAGALACMIPASDLILNTSMIFTRNIYCRGFNPNADHTHQKFVARIIVFIVTATALCLAIFAPNLLVNLLLIGYSGVTQFFPMIVLGLFWKRATKIASFCGLIVGETLVVYLTFSKLDPLAIFGLHLNAGFAALMVNLIIFVVISILTSNNDNIVAKEKRLSAS from the coding sequence ATGTCAAATGAATTCTTAGCCTTAGGAATTATTTTTATTTTTATTTTTGTTACTACTATTGTAGGAATGCTCCCTGGTATGAAAGAAAAGCTAAACTTAGAAGGTTGGGCTATTGGTGGCAGAGAATTTGGTAGATGGCTTAGTTGGTTTATTTTAGCCGGAGAAATATACACTGCCTTTGCTTTTCTTGGAGCAAGCGGTTGGGCTTATGCCAGAGGTGGACCTACTTTTTATATATTGGGCTATGGCGCACTTGCTTATGTAGTAGGATATTATCTACTTCCAAAAATTTCTCCTATTGGTAGAAAGTTTAGTTTGATGACACAACCTGATTTGGTACAACATATTTACGATAGTAAACTATTAGGCATTTTAGTTGCTATAATTGGCGTACTATTTCTTTTACCATATCTTCAATTGCAATTGACTGGTTTAGGCATTATAATTCAAACGTGTTCTTATGGTTTGATTACTAAGGTTCCTGCAATGTTAATAGCTTTTACTCTAGTAGCCATCTTTGTTTACCTTAGTGGACTTAAAGGTGTTGCTTCAACTGCAGTTATAAAAGATGTAGTAATGATAGTTGCTGTAGTGTTCTTTGGTTTATATCTACCATTCCATTTCTTTGGTAGTGTTGGAAATATGTTTGAAGCTCTAGAAGCTGCAAAGCCCGGATTCTTAGCTCTTCCTGGTGGGACTAAAGTTCTTGATGTGAGCTGGGTGATGTCTACACTGGTACTCACAAGTTTGGGGTTTTATATGTGGCCACACTTTTCTGCAAACAGTTTTAGCGCAAAAAGTCCTGAAGTTTTAAGACACAATGCAGTTTTCCTTCCTTTATATCAGATTTGTTTGCTTTTCCCCATGCTTATTGGTTTTACGGCATTATTAATAATACCGGGCCTAAGTAATCCTGATATGTCTTTTATGTTAATGGTTCAAAAGGTTTTTCCGGGTTGGGCCCTAGGTCTTGTTGGCGGTGCTGGCGCTTTAGCTTGTATGATTCCTGCTTCTGACTTAATATTAAATACCTCGATGATCTTCACCAGGAATATTTATTGTAGAGGTTTCAATCCTAATGCCGATCACACACATCAGAAATTCGTTGCAAGAATTATTGTTTTTATAGTTACCGCTACAGCTCTTTGTTTAGCGATTTTTGCTCCAAACTTATTGGTTAACCTTCTTTTAATAGGGTATTCAGGAGTTACCCAATTTTTCCCTATGATCGTTCTGGGATTGTTCTGGAAGAGGGCTACAAAGATTGCTTCATTTTGCGGCTTAATTGTTGGAGAGACTTTAGTGGTCTATTTAACCTTTAGCAAGTTGGATCCTCTTGCAATTTTTGGACTTCACTTAAATGCAGGTTTTGCTGCATTGATGGTAAACTTAATTATATTTGTAGTTATAAGTATTTTAACTTCTAATAATGATAATATTGTTGCTAAAGAAAAAAGATTGAGTGCATCATAA
- a CDS encoding DUF3311 domain-containing protein, which produces MKALKFVLTLIPFVWTIAAIPFVNTVKPIVLGLPFLAFWLVAGIFVAFVCLSIVYKIDTKNSNG; this is translated from the coding sequence ATGAAAGCTTTAAAGTTCGTTTTGACTCTAATTCCATTTGTTTGGACAATTGCAGCGATCCCTTTCGTGAACACAGTAAAACCAATCGTATTGGGTCTTCCATTTTTAGCTTTTTGGTTGGTAGCAGGTATATTTGTAGCATTTGTATGTCTTAGTATTGTCTATAAAATTGATACAAAAAATTCTAATGGATAG